In Lasioglossum baleicum chromosome 1, iyLasBale1, whole genome shotgun sequence, the genomic window GAGGCACCCAATCGAACCGCTGCAATACATTTAATTATGATGTAAAtgtaattctaaataaatattgtgAATATTCTGAAATTaccttattgaatttattatcttattattctaatatattatgtaatattatacatattacgaatatgtatattctaaaaatatattgtaaatattctaaAATTACCTTATTGAATTTAATAAGGACACAAGGTTGCAACGGATTGGAATATCCATATGGATACTTGCTACAGGGTCCGAGACTCTTTATGTTGAAGTAACACGGCTTGTAGAAATTGTTTTGACAATTGACGTCATATTTCGATACGTTTTTACTGTACTCTAAAatggaaaattaatatttcatagtTTCCTTATTCATACGGTTTtcgtaaaatgaataaaaataaaagaaacaacAAGAATACTTGTTACACAGAGTTTCCTAAATTAATATCAACTCCAAAAAGATTCCACAAAATCAAAgtagtttaatttataaaaccGAAACTAGGGAggaaaaattttccattttaaaaatattaataaaactcgGTTTATTTGAACAAGATAAACAGAATATCTAAACCTGATCAATGATTAATCTCGCCGATAAGTGATCGACGTGATACTTAATCTCTTGATATGTGAATTAAATAGGTGTTATCAAAGATAccagttatcataacttatcaTTTGTGTAAGCTTAACAATGAATCTCCAATGAGttctattaatttaataatttgatgattataaaataaaaatgcgaAACCGGTCAATTGACCGGTCGTgatacggttagtgttaaccaTAACTGGTTCAAAGAAAACTTTTTAGTAATATTGGATTGGAATatctaaaattataaatatctcaAATACCTTCCAGAAAATCGTTCAGGGCTTGAATATATCTTTTTGGTCGAGCTTTGATGTTTGAGTGACTCACTGATATGATGGGCGAAACTGCTGAAATGCTTGTCGGTTTAAACGCAATTCCTTAAAAACAATTAACGTGTTACATTTGCCACGAACTTCATTCAAAATATGCGGAACAAAAGTACGCGATAGTTACTTCGCAGAAATTTGTTTAACTCGTCAGTGCACAGATCCAAAGTatagtaaagccttgatctaaggaaACGGAAACCGTAGGATCTAAGAAAAGCGAATATCCCCTTCACTGTGGAGCATACCCcgcgaggggccaagaagcAAATAGTAGAACCACAGGATTTAAGAAACAGATTTAACACACAGACCCGagagtttttcttagatcgaggctTCACTGCATCTACTTTTCGGTTGATATTTCTTCTAAAAAATCAGAGCTTTTACATAGTACATAATATTATTGTTGTTATATTGCATAAAACTGCTAGTAAAACAAGAATTTATTGGGAAATTCCAAGataatttatagaaaattaaaacagtaaaaattaatttaatggatATCACAGACCCATACACTGAAGAGATAGAAAGTATTACAGTAAAGTCTCATTCTAAGTCCGACAGAGGACACCGGTCTATGTCAACTCGCCCACCCATTCCACTGACTGAGGAACATATCCCACGAGGGGCCGAGATGCTCTAGCTACCCGAGGGGCTGTAGCTGTAGGTccgttaatttgcaaaattctagACTAATTCTTTCTattcttttctacgttcggcgcggtcgacgaaGCCACAAAACAATAGTGTCCCGTTCCGATCTATGTCacaacacagaaccgagaattgaCTTAGAATGGGACATTACTGTATCAAGTAATGATTTACTTTCTTGATAATATGTTTCGCTTACCTGGACTACCAAATTTCGAAGGTGAAcggaaaagtggaaaatttgATCGGGTTATAGGCTGATTAGACGGgtcaaaatattgaaaatatggtTTGTCTAACTGAGAAGCAAAATTTACACTGATCTTCATTTGTATCGCGAATATTGCTCCCAACACGGAGAAGAAACATATGTAGAATATTATTAACTGTACTAAagtgtgaaaaaatgttatgtGTCAATAATAAACTATACCGGGTGATTCACAACaaacaggccacctaaatagctCCGTTAGGATTAGAGATAGAAGGAAATGTTACAgagaaaagttgtactgttaaagGGGGCAAATATGATGATATAAAAATGTTCCGATTGTAGTCGTTTTCAAGGTCttttgaaggtcatcgatgatttttaaatagcaccatatatttttaacttcacagtgttgtagctgatgtcaagacgagttcaatgatgtggtacactatgaccttcaaatgaccttgattttcgaaaattggcgTTCCTTTGCGCGGTCCATCTCTTTAggctattgtgatgcaaaaaatatttgttacgtaatgtgcatatcatcaatggaccaaatatctggcaagaatatttttttccaaaggtcatttttttcggagttatcaaggtcatcgatgttttctgatacataactacatttttattttattgcatcgggtaattgatcgaaaaatacattcagatatgtataataacgtgACCTTGAGCctgatctgaaggtaaaactttaattttcgaagatcaaggtcatttgaaggtcatagtgtaccacatcattgaactcgtcttgacatcagctacaacactgtgaagttaaaaatatatggtgctatttaaaaatcatcgatgaccttcaaaagaccttgaaaacgactacaatcggaacatttttttatatcaccatatttgctccctttaacagtacaacttttctcTCTAACATTTCCTACTATCTCTAATCCTAACGGagctatttaggtggcctgtttgtcgtgaatcaccctgtgtacatatgtatatttatacttATACCAAAATATTCTTAAACTGAGTTTAAAGTATATTAACAATTAATCCCATAACAAACAAATAGATAATGCTAtagaaaaaatcaaaataaacaaacaattattttttttacacaatatacatggtgtcccaaaaatgtgtaCCTCCTTGAAAAGTGATTCCTGAGCGAACGAAAAACTCCGGTTAGGCCAATGCCAGAATACGTCCGCTATAGCCgcgccctgattggtccatgtttttcattaataactccagaacaaagccacggagaatattttcgcaaaggaaagagTTAATtcaatgatctcaggaatcacTCCTTTCAAAGGAGTACAGCATTTTTGGGACACACTGTATAGCGTGTGTTATCATATCTTGTACATATACATTGtataaacaataatatgaaCCTGTGTTATCAAGAAAATCGATTCTAAATTATGTATCTCTTATCGCAGTATAATAAACATGTCAAACATTATATTATACATGCTTGTTTGATAAACATATATCGTGTTATTATACTATTTAAAAGTATAGAAATGTAGGGTAATATAAACAAACTGGATATCATTGAATTGATAAATATATTGCTTAACGTTACTATACCTATTGCTGTCTATTTATATTCAATTTATACGTTTTTATAAAGATTTTCCACAATATCTAAACATACTCTAAACCGAAAACTTTAGTGATAAGAAATACAGAGACATTATCAACATAAAATTAATCTGAAAATTGTGATGAAACGCAATTTATATTACCCCATTCTTTAGCTGTTCTGTCGAGAAATGCTTTTCGTTCATTATTCCAAATGAACCGCAGGAAATTTTTAAAAGGCCCTAAATCAGGCCGAGGTTGTCGACTTTCGTAATAGAGGTCGTCGTGTAATATGGCCATGTTAAAATGTAGTTTCGTAAATTCAAGTCAAAAATTGGAAGATGGTTTTAGTAATTTCATACGTTTTGAAGTTAGTTAGTACAAATCAAAATTCCATGAACAATTCATCTCGATATATGCATGTATTCTTTGTGCTACGAAAGACACTTTCTATAGATTTACAGGTACCAATACATATTATACAAGGtgttcggtaactggtggtataATCGAaaaggggatgattctacatgaaaaaataagtcgaaaatatagaataaaatttttttatgtgagactttgtttccgagaaaatcgactttgaatTTTCGCCGGGTACGCGTGCACTTGATCATGTCTCGGTATaggtaaaataaacatttccgtgacactgGAAGTGTTTGTCAACATAAACTTCAATCGAGACAATGATCTACAATCTACAGTCAGATCCGTTATAACTCTCTCTATCTTCATTCGTAGTTCCCATTTACGCCGAGGGTGGTATCAGTTTCGCTCCTGCGCACCCATAAGGATGCACCTTAAAATAAAGGTGCTAAAAGCAGGACTCTTCAGAAGCAAACGCGTAAAACGCTACAGaggataattatatatatatatatatgtatatgtggtTGTAgtagaataaataaattattatgttagtTAAGATACTACTTGGATACTACTTATAATTTTAGTAAAGTGTGTAATTTAGCAAAAAAATATATTGCTTGCTGAAACATATATGATCATATTAGCATGATAATATTAGATATAAATATGTGTTACTACTGTATATTGTCTTCATTTTTGTACAAATCAAAATAATTCCACACGTATTTATAAATACAAGATCGACAAAGCGCATTTACAATTCACATTGTCAGACGACGTGCCGTAACATGAGAATCCTCCTTTTTGAATATGGAGTAGTTTGTAATTTTCGATTTATGGTTCGCGTCTGTTTCGGATAGTCGAATTATTACGGTATGGCTGATGCGGGCCTAAGTTTAGATGATATAATTAAGAAGTTCAAGACGCCTGGAATGAGGAGCAAAGGCGGAGGGTGaggcaattttcaaaaattcataaTAGATTTACGTCGTTTCGACTCGTATGTTATTGATTTCTCTATAACCTTAAAGAATTCGACttaaagttattaacgaaatttACTTGCTATTCGTCTGACAATATTTGCAAAAGAATATCACTTCAATCATGGTGGTTCTTTTTAAATACCTTGACGCTTGTAATAATTCGAAGATTTTCTTGAACAGAGTCTTATAGAAAAcataaaaatcttttaaatcgGGTGTTTTCGCTTAAGTTATAATATTTTAGatacgaattttttcataatgacGCTTTTTTTTCACTGCTATCACAAACGGCTCGAAATATTCCAAAATTTACTGCTAAAGTTTattagaaatgtattttttgcaaatattatttattttgaacATTGTCAATATGACTGATGCTTGATCATTAATGAGATTTGACAGTAGCCTCTATTATTAGAACTTGTATATATGTACAACATTACGatgatgcaattgttatttttaaaagTAACAGtacattattttgtaatttcttATATAGTGTTCGTCGGAGGATCAATAGGGGTGCGCGTGCTAATGGTTCTGTAAGGGGACAGGGTTCGCAAGTAATTACAGATGCACGctttaaaattatacaaaagAATCGAGAAAAGCTAACAGATGCGAGAGACAAACTCGCAGAAATTGCAAAGCAAAGCGATGCTAGATTAAAGTTAGACAAAATCCGTGCATCGCAATTGAAAAAAGTAGACACACCGTTGCCTGGAATTTCTCGAAAGACAGGTCGTAATGGAAGGTTATCGTTATCGACTAATAAATTGCCACCACTTATGCCGCATCCCATGCCGCTGAATATTCCAAACAATTTTATGCCTCCACCGACAAGAGCGGTTGGCTATAGACCACCTCCTCTCGTGGAACCTCATTACATCGGAGACATGAGCATGGATTACAATGATggtacaaaatacatgtttttaaCAGTTGGATTCAtaactggacagcggattttatgcatttatgatgaataggtgtaatttgaaacagtaaaaacattcggagaatttaaaaatattgttatattattctcaacctattaaatgtgtattttcataaagatccgctgtttattCATAATTGATGAAATCATTTAATGAGTTTGCATGTTTTAGACTATTTAATGGAAGCAGCACCCTTACGAAGAACTGTGAATAACGAGTATGCTCCCACAccacctcctccacctcctgtGTTCAGTATTAAACCTGCATCTCCGTATACATGGGTAAAACCACCAAGTAATAGCGTTTCAAGAATCGTACCTTCTAGAAAGCCTGATGTCGATAGGGAACGAGAAAGAGTAAGGGATTATAAAGTTATCGCACGCTCTTCAATGGTAAATACTTTTatagacattttagcacaaCCACTTGTATAATGTTAGTACCtatattaatactaatttcagaCAAAAGCTGTCTCCCCTACATATAAAGATGATTGGAGTTTTGGCACAAAATCACGGTACATGTTTTTCTTTATACATGTAACATCTgcattttgttaaattttcttctctgtACAATATCTAACATTAATGCTATTATTTAGTACCATACTAGCGGAAGAGCCAATGGAGTCAAAGTATTATGATTCAAGAAGTCACAGAGACATGGGGGTAAAATCAAGACTGGATTCAATCCCAACTAAATCACGTACTATGGGCGTTTTATCTAGACCCAAAACTACTTCTAGTTCATCATCACAGTCTACTGGTTATAGAATTGTAGTGTCAAATTTACAAGCAAATGTTACTCAAGAAGATATTAAGGTATTACTATCGGGTTAATGACTTGTGGAGAAAGATTGTGGACATTAgtttaagtaaataaataagattaatattttttatttcaggaattATTCGAGGATGTAGGAGAATTATTAGTATCCAGATTAGTACGACCAGGCACTGCGGAGGTCATTTATAAGACATTAAAGGATGCCACTAAAGCTGTTGAAACTTATCACAATAGGCAGTTAGATGGACATCCTATGAAATGTCTCTTAGTGAATCCACGACCAAAAAATAATCCAACAGGACCTGCTGTTAGATCTATTACAGAGTGAGTATATCATTTGATGTTACATTCGTGCATATCAAATATTTCTGTAACATCATTTCTACTTCCGCGTACGTTTACAGATCCAGAAGGAGCGTTAGTTCAAGTTACGTACAACCAAGTTTAGGAGCAGTGCACCGTGCattgttcgacgattcttaatCAAATGTATCAGTTTTGTCAAAAAACGCCAAATGTAATGGCAATGAATTTTATTCCAATATTTCTAAACGGGAATAAATGTGGGACATGGGGAGCTGGAATCAATTGTATGAGAAAAACTTAACATGTAGAAAATGAAAAACGTTCTCTGTGGAATTTTAGATAATGGATCATCActtatttcaactttaatttgtataaaatatagtATGCTTCGGCAGTTAAAGGAGGATGAGCACGATAGCGAATGAATATAAATTGTAAACGGCAACTACAAGATGCTTCTTGTACCTTTAATATACACCAATAAAACAAGCATTTAGGAATTTCTAATACTTCGTTTTGAATAAGATGTCGACAAAGGGAAAAAATAGCTTCGCTTGAAAATTGAACTGTAAAATGTATGaatgtacaatatttttattagatTAACAACAGTTTATATATATGGTCAGAACTTGAGAGCTACATATATACAacattatagaaattaaaaagTCCCACAGACAGTTTTCTCAAAGATTTCCTAAGAACAATTATTTTGCTATTGACAATGAGTATCTCGGAAAAAAGAAACCCAGTAGTACCTCTTCTTCATACTATCTGCTGCTAATCACGCTTTGCCGACCAATCAAAACATTCATCGGTGGAAAAGGGACTTTTACGCGAAGAGCAAACGATTTCGCGACTATTTTATTCGCAACGCTACAATAATCTATCTCCGCAATGGTAACTTTCATCTCTGTTCAAAAACGACTAATGCAATATGCAACACGCGTGGTTTTGTTCGCTACTCTACTGCAAATCGCGGATGTGCCCATTTCCATCTCCGCTCTGATCGATAATACTACTATTATACTATTTCTACAGACGAGTACAGTGAcaaagtattaataaaataaccgCATCCGAAGATGTGAGGCCATTGTAGTTGCCCTCTTGAGCGACAATTTGTCGGTGCCATTTCGGCATAtagcctcttctttttcttcggcggACCACCAAACAACTAAAACTTTAAACGTGCTCGCAGTGAAAACGATCGACGACTTCCGAAACGAATCACAAGTTTTGAGAGAAGCCGATCGTTCCGCTGGTGCAATCGAGCAGGTCAGTGCTGCGATATGGTGCAACTTTTCACGctcatgcgcggcaatttccgCCTCAGTAtagtaagattctcgataaaatggggtacctcgAGCATCccacagaattttaaaaaattgatatgatttgattctgaaaaatgaatctaTAACATGCGTATTTGTGcatattttgtaacttgtagggcacgtcctggagtctttttatATTCCCGctaatataactgcctcaggacTCTATTATCTCATTATCCTAATATACATAGCAGAGATATACTCTctgtagatacgttactgttttggccgcgcatgcgcgtgaaaagTTGCACCATATCCAACCATATCGCAGCACTGGAGCAgtgcgcaacgtttcgaaaCCCTAATTCGCGCGCGTCCGCGTCCACGAAAAGATACACGAGCACGAAGCATCAATTCGAACGTCATGCCTCGTATTATTTATCTTCGAGACGAAACTTCGAGCTCTTCCAGTGACTGACTACCATGCAAATCGCGGCCTACCCGAAAGAGAAAGCGGTAGCCAGCCCCTTAGAATGAACAGACACACTAAGAAGGTAAGCGACCTACCTACCTACTACCTAgccctatatttaaaaaatggcaaatGACACAAGCTCACTaacatatttacatattatgtCCACACAGACGCCAGGGTGCAATAGCCTAACACCTAGAGAGAATGTCCTGGGACGCCTTCGACACTCTAACATTAGAATCTCACGCAAGCACACTCTAAGGTACGTACCAGTTTTCCTAAAATCGACTGACAGTGGCAGTCATTGTGAAACAAATGAATAAATTGAAACAACAGCTTAATTTACACTGAATTAAATTATGGTTAATTCTGAATACTGCACATTTTATTTTAGTGAATAGAAAAAACTCTACTACACATATTCCACGACGATGCATGTATACAGCCTGTATACGAATAAAAAGAGCAGATCTTTGTCTTGCGGATGGCATTGGGAGCAGTGATGATGGGACATCAATAATCGTTTGGATAGGATTTGTGTCGCAGGTAAGAGGAAAAGACGTTGTTACGATAGAATCTACTAAAGATTTTATTTGCTCGGTATAATACGATCACAATATTTGTAGTTTGCAACTACAAGATATAAACGCTAATACATCGTACATGTTATTACTGACATGCACCGAGTTCTCTCAGAAATAGGTTTTAAGTTACCTAGAGAATTGCGAGCAAATAGCTGACAGTTAGTTGACAATTGTAATTCGACGAAATGAATGGcacataaataattttattccgtCATCATCACGAAAATTTCTGAAGGGAGAGAACAGATTTGCGAGACACGATTCCATTTATCTTGCTTAACCAACGAGGTGGATCATCTGTCGATATATATTAACCGCTGCTTATGTACCTTTGTTACCCTCACACATCCACTTGAAAAGAAGATATACATTTTACaatacaaaatagaataaaaaaagtTAATGTAAAATAGTTTAGTACCCGGTATATAGAACGCTGCACACGGTCGTTTCactaaaaaatatgtacaaaatacgttttaattagCACTGATTACCAATACTGAACCTTACGAtctgaaataatttaattttccatTCTAAGTATATATCCGCACGACGATTAAACTTAACAAATTTCGAACTAAATCTCACTTGACTATGTTTTACGTATGAAAGTCTCTCTCTTTTAATCCGTCTCTGAAAACGCTCGATCGTATCAGTCGAAGGATATCGTTTAACTTCTACGATTGCTCGTTTTCGACTTGTTTGGCAACCGGAGGACTTCCGCGTAGGACATCTCTAAGCGTTTCAGGCGGGCGACTTCTTCCGACGCGGCGCTCGGCTTGTAGTCCCTGTACTCGAAACTGTTATTATGCTGCTCGGTATTGTTGCGTGTGTACACGTTGGTACGTCTGCCAGTCCGCGGCGACTCCTTCGTCCTGTTCGCGTAACTGAAGTCGTTGCACACGGTGTTCTGTTCGAGAGCGTTGAACGGCCTGAACTTCTTCTTCCCGCTGCTGTTCGTCTTCGTGGAGGCCATTTTCGGGTTTGTTGTTGGGATCACGTCGGGCGTGGCCGGCAGGTCGTTGTGCAACACCCTCCTGCTGGAATGTTTCCTCGACGATTTCTTGGAGATGTGAATGCTGGTGCTCAGATAGTCCAAGTGGTATCCGTGCTTCCTGCCTTCGATCTTCTCGTGTTTCACCTGTTCGTGACGAGTAGACTCGTTGTTCTGTCGTTCGTTCATTGCGTTCATCGAAATCGGGGTCTTTATCCTGTACGGGGGCTCGGACACAACAGAGGCAACGACAGAGGACACAACGCTCTGGTTATCGTCCGTGGTTTCACTAGGCAGGTCCTCCTGAGCCAATGCCGAAGACTGTGGTGGCGAGGCGACTGTGCTCGTGGAATCGTCCAAAAGCGGCAGCTTCTCCCCTTCGTCTTTCGCTTCCGCCGCTCGCTTTAGAACACTGAATATTTGGCTAAATATTTGTCTGTACTCCGGCGTTTTACGGAACCTGCTCTCGATCGGGCTGTTGTCGTCGTAAATGCTAAACTTGCAGTCTTCGCCGTCGGCGATGGAACAAAGGAACGAGCCAGGCCTTCCCTCGGTCTGCGTCATCTTGTTGCTCGTCTCGTCCTGGAACCCGGAAGACGAGGTCTCCGCCTCGGAGAAGTCTGTCGGGGTGGCGGAGAACGGTTTCTTACCGCACATCTCCGATTTGGCACGTGTACCGTTGCCGACAACCGATTTCGCCGACTCTGGTTGTAAATCCCCTTCCAACGATGGGTTCTGGAAATTGTTGAACTCGCCCGACATCTCGAGCTCCTCTTGCAAGGACATGGGCGGCACGCCGTCCTTCCGTCGCGGCGTAGGACGTCTTTGGACTTCTAATAGGGCTTGGTACTTCTCCACGAGAATTCTGTACGGATTTTTCAAGTCGATAGAATTGCTGTCTTCGTGATTCAAGTCCTGTAACCAATAGATTTTTATATTTCGTATGCGTGCTTACAGAGCAAAATCATTTATAGAGAACGTCATCTGAATAACTGATACGGTTTCATTCTCTCTTCAATAATAAGGTTAAAGATATCTTctataaatttttgcctttttcctatGTGATACTTAATTATACTCAACAGTGTCGAAATGATTGACTTTCATACACTTGGCCAGGTtcacaattttaatttataattatttatgttTGTGACTGTGTTGTTCCACACCACTTTGTATTTCACGTATAGGAATCACTTGTATACAACGAAGTGAATTCCGCGTTGTGAAATgtgaaaatgtaattttttcttatttgattgataatttttgtaacatttgcaaaaaaattaaGCTGAATCTGATTGGTGTTTATTCAAGAATGAacaggtacaattataaaaatttaagtgGTGATGAAAAACAAGGATAATTGGATTTGAGGTAAGGAGTCGCCAGATTTATAGGATATTAAATAAGAGAAAGCAACAGTgtttattgaaaaaatatgcTTTATTTAAGATCATATAAATCTGGCACTTACACCTTACAACAGAGTTTTAACAAATATTTCGACTAGATACGCAAACAATATATGGTTATGTTACAAGTcgattaaacaagttataaataTTTGCGATTAACTAAGCAAAACTAGCTCTACAAGATAACGGTATCACCAAACGCAATTTACTTAGGTTTTACACCACTATAGCGAACGATTACATTACgagatatatataatataataattactttctagattttttatttaaaacagtCTTATTATGTCTTTGGAAAACACTcttctattatacagggtgtcccggtaATTATGGTACAACCGTGGACGGGGGTGATTCTACTTGAgcaaataagtcgaaaatatcaaattaatatttttcattcgcGCCTTGTAttggagaaaatcgagtttaatgataaaaataaaaaacattcaattttcttttccgtaccgtattttagtatttaacaatagaactaccgagcactatatgcaattggcatacatttgccttataataatgacaaaattgcaattatttagattttgtaccAGCTTTGTTCgaatatgtacttcaatagagaAGTTCGCTAAAcgaaatttctcagaaaaacaaatttataGTTTTCGGTAGTTCGAACATCCGGTAGTTCGagtgttaaaaatgaaaaaaattaattcttcctCTCGATTTTCTGAGAAAAAATATCTtagagaaacatatttataattttaatatttctaaaagaccAAATCAGGAGCAAGGCATTTTGACTCATCCGGTAGTTCAagtgttaaaaatgaaaaaaattaattcttcctCTCGAGATTTCGAGATCgtaatattaattgaaatagtATAAAAGTGCAGACAATGTCTTTTATgtttacgtatatatatatatgctatGAATAATGTATTACTGAACAGTTATAGAAAATGCAAACGATAGTTTGAGGAAAGCCTCACGAAtctaataatttgataaaaGTGCGATGTAACTTGTCAGGTTATTAGAAGTGATGTGTGATATCAGTGATGGTGATGATGAGTTGTTAGAAGCGATCACGACAATCacgaatcactgtgaaaaatTACCTGTAAAAGTAACAGTTTCACGCCATCCCTAATCATAATCTACTAATTATACTTCTTACAAATACTATGtatagtaaatcctctataaacgcaaaaaggtcgtacacgataaacgcaaaaaaatatcccctctcTACTATAGTTGTAACATGCAAACTTGATGGATAATCAAAGTCgactttctcgaaaacaaagcgtcaaatgaaaaaaatttattccgtattttcgacttattttctcatgtagaatcacccTCCACGCTTGCACCACCActcgggacactctgtatactcGTTGACCCTAAAGAGCAGTTGCTCTTTTGTCAAAATTATTTCATGTTAGAGAGTTTAACATTATTTTCTTCAACACACGTCGAACTAAATTCGTTATTATTTGTTACTAATGTAAGTGTTCAACTCTATGAAATTCATCGTATTTTATTTACACCGTACCTTAGTCGATCGtattaaatcatttttaatgtatttatatgtttataattCCGACATGTTCTCGAACTGATTTTGTGAATTTAGAAAATGTCGGAATAATGTCAAGAAGATCGAGTTGAAAACGTctttaatatacaataaaaactatAAACTATAGTAGTTGTTACGAATATATGTAGATTGTTTATTCAAATTTAATTGTTAGTTTAGATTTCAATTAATCACAAATGGAATATACTAAATATCCTAGAGAAATTTTACGCGTTCTCTGATCGTAAAGATCTTTCTGAGAATGAAGATCGGTATTCGAAATGGTTTCAAAAGCAA contains:
- the Centrocortin gene encoding cerebellar degeneration-related protein 2-like isoform X3; amino-acid sequence: MANSEDITDWSAALIDYSDRWSSSDLQLAAELGKTLLERNKELENIIKLHQSTIEEQAQEIEYMKKQTAALREVNDSRLKIYEQLEVSIQDLERANHRLVIENTSDKKLIKSQCSTIETLEARCEELQKKIDELHEQHENRLRQQTTSQSKNTAQTQTALWKASVTQGGGTQENATKPEEEMTELLRQLQEARNQRAREHKKAADLGQQLATLLQENTALEEQIAILRSKAQDVKNLQEEINALEEVRRGHLCGRCLRGMETKTHDEISVMLDHEDCDVMSMAESLISDSQRDTESLTQDLNHEDSNSIDLKNPYRILVEKYQALLEVQRRPTPRRKDGVPPMSLQEELEMSGEFNNFQNPSLEGDLQPESAKSVVGNGTRAKSEMCGKKPFSATPTDFSEAETSSSGFQDETSNKMTQTEGRPGSFLCSIADGEDCKFSIYDDNSPIESRFRKTPEYRQIFSQIFSVLKRAAEAKDEGEKLPLLDDSTSTVASPPQSSALAQEDLPSETTDDNQSVVSSVVASVVSEPPYRIKTPISMNAMNERQNNESTRHEQVKHEKIEGRKHGYHLDYLSTSIHISKKSSRKHSSRRVLHNDLPATPDVIPTTNPKMASTKTNSSGKKKFRPFNALEQNTVCNDFSYANRTKESPRTGRRTNVYTRNNTEQHNNSFEYRDYKPSAASEEVARLKRLEMSYAEVLRLPNKSKTSNRRS
- the Centrocortin gene encoding cerebellar degeneration-related protein 2-like isoform X1 — its product is MNGPSMDVVWDPQTQMNSLESWDYSIELSCLQAPEDLQLAAELGKTLLERNKELENIIKLHQSTIEEQAQEIEYMKKQTAALREVNDSRLKIYEQLEVSIQDLERANHRLVIENTSDKKLIKSQCSTIETLEARCEELQKKIDELHEQHENRLRQQTTSQSKNTAQTQTALWKASVTQGGGTQENATKPEEEMTELLRQLQEARNQRAREHKKAADLGQQLATLLQENTALEEQIAILRSKAQDVKNLQEEINALEEVRRGHLCGRCLRGMETKTHDEISVMLDHEDCDVMSMAESLISDSQRDTESLTQDLNHEDSNSIDLKNPYRILVEKYQALLEVQRRPTPRRKDGVPPMSLQEELEMSGEFNNFQNPSLEGDLQPESAKSVVGNGTRAKSEMCGKKPFSATPTDFSEAETSSSGFQDETSNKMTQTEGRPGSFLCSIADGEDCKFSIYDDNSPIESRFRKTPEYRQIFSQIFSVLKRAAEAKDEGEKLPLLDDSTSTVASPPQSSALAQEDLPSETTDDNQSVVSSVVASVVSEPPYRIKTPISMNAMNERQNNESTRHEQVKHEKIEGRKHGYHLDYLSTSIHISKKSSRKHSSRRVLHNDLPATPDVIPTTNPKMASTKTNSSGKKKFRPFNALEQNTVCNDFSYANRTKESPRTGRRTNVYTRNNTEQHNNSFEYRDYKPSAASEEVARLKRLEMSYAEVLRLPNKSKTSNRRS
- the Centrocortin gene encoding cerebellar degeneration-related protein 2-like isoform X2, with the translated sequence MSLLSSIGSVRRLADEETDHNMLQDLQLAAELGKTLLERNKELENIIKLHQSTIEEQAQEIEYMKKQTAALREVNDSRLKIYEQLEVSIQDLERANHRLVIENTSDKKLIKSQCSTIETLEARCEELQKKIDELHEQHENRLRQQTTSQSKNTAQTQTALWKASVTQGGGTQENATKPEEEMTELLRQLQEARNQRAREHKKAADLGQQLATLLQENTALEEQIAILRSKAQDVKNLQEEINALEEVRRGHLCGRCLRGMETKTHDEISVMLDHEDCDVMSMAESLISDSQRDTESLTQDLNHEDSNSIDLKNPYRILVEKYQALLEVQRRPTPRRKDGVPPMSLQEELEMSGEFNNFQNPSLEGDLQPESAKSVVGNGTRAKSEMCGKKPFSATPTDFSEAETSSSGFQDETSNKMTQTEGRPGSFLCSIADGEDCKFSIYDDNSPIESRFRKTPEYRQIFSQIFSVLKRAAEAKDEGEKLPLLDDSTSTVASPPQSSALAQEDLPSETTDDNQSVVSSVVASVVSEPPYRIKTPISMNAMNERQNNESTRHEQVKHEKIEGRKHGYHLDYLSTSIHISKKSSRKHSSRRVLHNDLPATPDVIPTTNPKMASTKTNSSGKKKFRPFNALEQNTVCNDFSYANRTKESPRTGRRTNVYTRNNTEQHNNSFEYRDYKPSAASEEVARLKRLEMSYAEVLRLPNKSKTSNRRS